The genomic interval ATCGTATTTTCTATGAAAAGTGATGAGTTGGTCTCTTTTGGGTTGCTTTGACTGTATTTTCTGAATACTTGTAAGAAGATTTATTATTTCTTCATCTTTCTCTTTATCTCTTAAAGTTTCAAGGTCTATTTCGTTAACATCTTCTTCCGTTGTTGAAAGATTGGCTATCTCTAAGTATTTTACGAAATGTAAAACCCAATTAAAAAACTGTTTATCTGATTTTAATTTGTCAATAGTGTATCGTTTGTGTCCACGGTCATGAATTCCATTCACGAAATTGAATTTTTTGAACCAGTCCACGATATTTGTAGAAGTCTCTTTACCTAAAGTGGCTAAAAGGGAAAGAAATAAAACATTCTCTTTTACATCTTCTTCTTTTCCCAGTCCTTCTTTAAAAGCAGATTTGTTTACTTCAATCTTTTGTTGGTCTCTTTTGAATAGATAGACTTCTTTACTAGTTGTATGAAAAAGCCATTCGGCTACAATTTTGTCGTAGTCTATTTCAAATCCGTATCTATACTTAGTGTCTTTTTGAATGAAAGATATTTCAAAAAAGCTGGTGTCTTTCTCTGTCTTGGTATTAAGGGCGAATTTTTCTAATGGGAATTTTCTTTCGCTATTCTCCATTAAAGCATCTCTGAAAGAGTTTAGAACAGTTTGCTTCATGAAGCCCATAGCTTCAAGAAGATTACTTTTACCGCTTGCATTGTTGCCGTAAACCACTGCCGATTTTAAGAGATTAAGATTGGTTCCTGTCTCAATTATGTGTGTCTCTGGGTGTTCCTTAAAAGACTTGGCTGCCACCATTGAAAGTGTTGTTAAGTCTTTAAATGAAAGGAAGTTCTCTATGCTGAATTCTATTAACATGTCTTTTATTGTCCGTTTGAACTAGTCTGCAAATATACGTCATAATTTGAAATTTGCAAACTTTTTTCATATTTTCGTTTTTGATTGGCTGTTTTCTCCTTTTGACGGGTGTTTTAGAATGACGCCCAACGTTTTCGGGCTTTGCGTTCGGGCGGGTTTCGGAGCACAAAACTGTCAACCTGCACTGAACTTGAATAGAAGCACAAAACTTCAAGTTTGCACGTCAGCCCGCCTGACGCAAAACCCGTGTTAGCGGGTCGTTGTTCTTCTTTTCCCAGCATACTTTTACTCACTATCTTAGGTCAAAAGTCC from Rhodoflexus caldus carries:
- a CDS encoding AAA family ATPase, which encodes MLIEFSIENFLSFKDLTTLSMVAAKSFKEHPETHIIETGTNLNLLKSAVVYGNNASGKSNLLEAMGFMKQTVLNSFRDALMENSERKFPLEKFALNTKTEKDTSFFEISFIQKDTKYRYGFEIDYDKIVAEWLFHTTSKEVYLFKRDQQKIEVNKSAFKEGLGKEEDVKENVLFLSLLATLGKETSTNIVDWFKKFNFVNGIHDRGHKRYTIDKLKSDKQFFNWVLHFVKYLEIANLSTTEEDVNEIDLETLRDKEKDEEIINLLTSIQKIQSKQPKRDQLITFHRKYDENNILVDTVPFNFDKQESEGTKKLLYLLGPWYDTLQNGKVLIIDELDSRLHSHLTLRLVDFFHKFNKSKAQLICAVHDISLLNKETFRRDQIWFVEKNQFGASELFSLADFKTDKVRNKSAFDKNYFEGKYGAIPYFDIDEKLNDLLYGKREAEQV